tccggtttcaaattcacacatacacagtcacaaaataaagactggccattcagaatgtaaggaggcaagactacaggctacttcatctcagcattaagctcaaatatcacaagaaacagctaagccaagagatgctgttctgagaaacttccccacataaacagatgctttgcttcagactgacctagccaggtggcaaactcactaattcagacacacatacaagttctgccaattgctgtaatgttaagaaacaaacggatacatgcatatccgcttgggccctaatgggtgcacttttgtgtctgtaactagagaccctggataaatagggaaaaaaagaaagcatgtattacgaccacgagtttcacttcacaccagcaaaagctgaaggaggcttcagaacttcacacaccacccccaggtgccctccatgtcggcaggcttcccaattacagcccacattcccagcccaggcactcacctgagcactgtcccccaaggctgaaggcagttgctggctgtgttgtttgttgctcctagggtggcagcagcggtggcagcggcagcaggcgctgctccaaaggtcagccccgcgggcgctgcttgcggggccgcactgcttacggtgctgatactgaagctgggtgttgctgcctgggttgcactaccactggaaaaagtaaaccctccagttgtcccagactcagtggtagtggcggtggtaccagcagagccaaaaacaaagccagagggggctgctgcttgccttgagggcgcactagccggtacagagccgccgaacccaaagcctcctgtgatacctgcagcttgagttgtgctactgcctcccaagtgtaatttgggtgcctttcccctaggaaaaaaaaaaaaaaaagtaaggtaatctgagacatatatccagtgaactactaagaatcagctttcttacaaagtatttactgacagcagagaacatcttaatttcagagatgtgcacttcaggttcctacttcaagctaactgcagcccagttttgacacagatcgcactacaattcctgtcatacagactccaccaagtccacttttactgactcctccttaattacctcctcccaccaaggtatttacatcaccatgaatgtttcagaataagtttcttctctcagaccttaaacatccttgtcacctcctctgcttcaaactaacacaagactttcttccagctgccttcccactgctagcctccatccaactccctttccaccgttctcgggtggaaaagttattttaaatttaacaaacaaaaacagtacgatgatgacaaaaggccttcctgagcagcagctgcatatttggaagaaagaaggaaagaacataagctaagaaggaaagagtgtattttttgaaaaagtgaagccattctttcgtatgattttccactagtataactgccccagggaccctcagaaatggcactattctgtaaagtaaaactgaaaagcaaaaatgccaataacctcaattacttaccagctccagtctctcccctttcccagccacaaggcagatgacaaagtaaaactacagctcgcacctgcctaacacctcttttccattgctatcaataagatgctggttcttggtaaccttcattctaccttactaacatgacctgaggagcactgctcgggcaaaagcagagcaagcaggatttccctgggctgtttcatcacatttttccacttcagaagtgggactatctggaaagacaaatgattctaccaattcccattccagggtttacagtgtcttaaaaggactgaagtcctgcttgggaaaggacagattctgagcaccccaagttttaatcacaacagaacaggcgcaccatgcaaaagctcaaattctcctttttcttaaccagcatggactcatgtctccaaagcagcagcataaacatacaactttcagcagtggaataagtcacaggattgactggtcttgatagcccgtggaaaagtgaatggagagaaagaacaggccccagtaaacacctacggatgtgctgcactgcagcacaggttcaccccgcaacagcagcggcctcgctctgttctgaggtactttcccaggcgcctccaaagcagcaggccgctcggcagcgccgccacctccccccccgcccccccgcggcggcgggcgctgggccgcgggactcaccccagcgagaacacggccccggccggcgccgccgtggcggcgggctgcgtgccgaagctgaagccggcgggctgcgcggtgctggccggcgtgctgagggagaagagcccggccggctggctgctggcgggcgtctgcgccgccgtgccgaagctgaagcctcccgaggcggcggaggtggagaaggagaagcccgtcgcggccgtggtggcggcggccgtcttcggcacgccgaaggtgaagccgcctcccgccgcgcccgacccgaagctgaactggttcatggctgccggcggcctgcgagagaaggggcgcgccgccgtcagccctcgggggcgggggggcgccccacggccccggcccgcggctgaagcgacgtgcgggggcgcggctcgccgcccaccggggctgcggcaccggccgagggcagggcagggcagggcgacggggccggggcggcggccccgagcacctaccggaccgacggcgacggcgacagcccctccccgccgccagctcccgctccctgcacggcgcgcgcgcccgctgaggacgctttttacgttgcttccggccggtagacagtgacgcaactgctctgcgcccgcccctcgccccgccgcccaggcgccggccgggctctcaccgctccgaaaaactattggctctccctgccgccgctcatcggacaccacgccgcattggctcacggggcgaggcggagcggcgggctcctcgttactgtggcaacggaggacgcggccggtgccgggtgacggttgcaggcggcggttgcaggcggcggtacggccggggccggggccggggccggggccggggccggggccggggcgccctggcgcccgctgaggcggctgctcgctgcgtggcgtggcgtggcgtggcgtggcgtgggccgggcggccgcgggaggccggggcctggggcggggtctccggggcggtgtgcggctggaagcggccggggcaccgcgggcttctgtcgacgcagagcggtgcaggccgtggcgcttccagaacgttccgtggaggcgggaggctgcaccgggcacatgctgctgcgggaccgctgctgcaggggaggtgttcgacccggagctgctggcagctccctgcggtggccggggagagctgtccttccctcgcccctcctccctttctctcccgcccccggcttccccctctaggcccgtcgttgggttttgtgttttgcagcaggttatttggtggtttcagcgctctgtatgacggggatggttaaattgcccactctcagagttgtctggtcgggatgagtgaagctgtgctttaaagacgttaagatgctacatgaatgggactatatggttatatgtaaattcactgagttaattgctaagtccaatctccgttcctggatagcgagaacctgggctaaaggaggaagacaatgctagataatacagcactactggttacaaagcaaagctgttttccatgggggcagcttagatctctctgcacctcacttccctgtgctttaggttgttggagggcgtaccgacttgcctggggcactgtgcaaaggcccaagacagcttggacctagagctgggcctctcctaagcctccctggaacaaggaggccagagaacctggcgtggagacccctgcctggctcctcagggagacaaatatagtccagaatgccaaatcgaaacctgcaacaagaaattctgctgccctcaacctggccacaggagcagaaaatccatgtttggatggagctgtgccagagctaataagcactgttagacttgagcaggctccacaacaagtgcttgtggagcaaaagagtcaataacttggttacggacaggggaacattgattatattccactgtacacgttggcatctcatgtaagtttttgggcaaagtttatccttctagagcacagcaggaaaattgtttgcatttgaggaaggacagtatagaaaaggtggtgttctttcttcatctgtcacttgttttttctgcgcaggtaagctatggatatggatatagatagtatttcctcagtctcttctctgcagtcccttgccaagctacttaGTGAcgctcaagaagaagatgacgacgacgacgacgacgacggggtgagtcttccacaagaaatgctgctgcttctacatgttgtaccacagtctcaccttgttaactaagaagcaaatttggcttttcccagggtgagtaaagaaagccttatgcagctttggactgactgaaacagctagaaggtatttgtagggtaagaagctcctgagggagaaagtaaggaagatgccccaggaataggaggagagattgtgagcatggaatgggaggaagatttattttctcagcctaaaggaaatgagaacatgcagttgaaagagtgttagatacttcagacttccccctacttttccctgaagtctgccagagatgaaggcaattacaactagatacaaaggacttcatatgaaggaaaaagttgctgcttaacttctgagtagagactaaaatatccagaggcaactgagtgtgctaattctgcatgtcagacactgaagaactgtagagataattgatcactgaagtacaatattatcccttatcccttcttctttatgtcatttcttttacagacgcttactgtagaaacagttgtcagacaggaaagaatagaagagctgaaaggctcggtatcacattgcaagtccctggatacctcattttaatttctggcaatggtttccttcaggtttgagtagatccagaaagttttgtttacctaacacatacacatgcttgttctccagcggcttagcaaaaaactaagtattgaaactcttcagatattgttccaaaaattctattcagttattacttctatacaacacctaactaaaaaaaaaaaaaaaagaaaaaaaaagaaaaagtttaagtagaactgattcagttgttttaaagtactgggttttgtgcagagaaacatcaaatcaaccccgagggcacagctatactaggatcattttgacactatttctacagcagcattttcttccccaaagtaaactatacaagagagaaaacgttgcacacaggtctccccaatagacgtggccagcagggctgaattaatcaaggcaggaagactgcaacgtccaatgtcactagcccagaaaaagccctcagaagaaaggccaaaagttgaataaaacggagctttgaacgataggcaggctctttcagattcgacgccgacaaacaataatcaaaacccagtctgcaaattgtttcacgacatcaccttgacagctaaacatctgtccaaagggtcattcaaatgacagaaactcccatgcgagtttcaggaaaacatcctcttgctgtaagagaactgttcagtctaatctcaatgtcctgatttccaaacatctcattcctgagtttaaatattaaatatttcatttaattgaaaatagttgctcattctaacataccaagagtgtgaggacatttttaaggcaatgtttttttcaattctgtattgtgaattctttgccaccaggcggaagtgcagcaacatagctcatcacaggtcggatttttctttccccaagacatccagtttcagagcaccttcaaaactgttactaaatatttagtgtcaggtgtatttctttatttgtccacttttcagtttgtctcagttcaggtttcgcaaccttgccttctaaatcctatccatctaaccatgcaagtgcatctagagactgatacttgagtatgtaagactctactactatggctttctatgaagatttcctctgtgcaaggaaatgattgctgccatatgcctatccgatgatgccaaaatctcttgtcgtaattcaccatttccagtgttggcttccagcctcatcggctttcttagtaataaggtgtgtacatagtcgtagtttaagagagaagaatcaggtgggtctgtgcgtgtctagatgaaaaagtacgtatgtatgtatgcagctatactgccatctggcagtatttgggaatgatgacacacaggcaactgtgggactcaggatggcgcggcccatggaagaggggtttgcgctggggtgctccccaagagttaaggaaccccggtgcaccacggccggagtcaccacactgtggggttgctgtagccctccagcgacccctgagtgctgagcaaacctagtcagcaaaggagaagtgacactgcggactcgccctgtaagcctctgggtagcgtggaactgggttatctgttgagtacgcatactgttgggtgttgaacatgcgtactgttatctgttgcccagcctcttgaccacactgttattggctgaggccgtcggttctgctgtgtgactgtggtctggcactgttcgaatgggcaaggaactaagcccgggaaggataaaagagagtaagctacctacctctgtgtggactcagactcgccctcagttggcctgcagaccagacaacccaccgatcagcggggacgccactgatggcgaccgccagggagaacctgaatcatcccggcacagcccgagcgtggtgagaagagtctggggaaaactgtaccggaggggtggcccgtaagtacaaggaaagggtgagaatggtcactgtaccgcgcatccgagaaaagtcactgtactgagcatccgtggcttaaccagggagctctaatatgtgtattctattttcagttctattgtatttctagctttactatacttttcagctttgttatacttgtagatggtttggtgttaattgtttagtgttgtcatatgtaacttcttatacctgccaaatgatgatctctgaagttcagtgcgctaacccaggaatctgacagaatctcagctgctcccctgttggcgcatcacagttgtgcaggagctggtaggcttcgagtctggatttgctgggagctgaatcaggtcacagctgtgcgggaaaggggctttgcagcagttgccaccacttgcgcctgtcagggtgcgcggagcagcagaggagggcagcaggctgcccgagcaccgctggggcgcaggcagtggctgtggcggggagggggctttgctgcacggggcagcgggacagagcgcccgccgcctccagccccggcgccgcagccgggctccggctgtgcccgcatggctgctgccgaggccccgaggcctggccaccgggacactctgcagccccgcattggaaagccccattacttggatttagaaatcctagttagtgggatttaacccattcaagagtgccaccggcacagccgcggagcgcagacaggccgcgagccgccggcagggtggcagcgcttcccggccctggtgggtgggcacgagtgcggcgtgcccgggagccagcgtgaaagcgcggggagcgagcgcggggctgccggcctgcggggctgtgaggggctctcgtagccggcgtcccccgcgctgccgctcgcccaggagcgctcctggccaaagccctcgggcccggccatgttggcactggagcgcgtgcgagtggaggagctctgtgccccaaggcctgtgggtgggagagatcccccccacccccggcccccgcgagctgctctaaggaaacaccactctggcgctgcgtgagctctgcctcctctccgtctttattgcccaggggcctcctcgtgcaggtggccgggcgcgatgatggcaccggcccgagacggaggagcacggtgcgggcaggctgggcggagggacggtgccgtggcctggtgtcggtgcccagcccgagatgccacccgttcaggccttgtcgccggttggtgcttcgagcctgcccgtgccaggcgcgcctgcgtctgcagtgttctcctcctgcgtggtggcactgaaatggaagccggggttgtgtgcagtagctctctgaagggcacactggccagccccaagggaaagggagcaggagaatacgcccttaagctgcccccagaggccccaaagcaagcccgcccttgaaaggggcgcagcatagcctgagcaaggtgtcttctgcttttgtggtggcgattacctgtcactggaagagcttctgctgaactctcccatgcccggtgtaggaggcagggatgggagaaggccgccatacggattgtcgtcttcattgccccagatgttgcagagctctaggcttgctgcgctcggagaagcacacctggagcaggtacactgcaggctgctgtgaagctggaaataacacattagcagatgagctttgtgttggtgcgagtttgaagaggggaaggtttgaagggacttgctcggatggagctttttgtcctggaggcaggacagaactcacctctccgcagtggcagcggtagtggcaagcggatgcctcggcatcgtcctctggagacctaggaatcgtaccgagaggtatggtaaaggatttttagttgtccttttgaaaggaagcgcgctccctaggagggaacttgtgctctgttccatttgccagggaaagggttaaaatgccggcctgggagctttctgggaagccttgagagtacctgtgggcttcaggtaagcactttgtgcagctgtgtaatggctgccttgcaggtgtgctgttcttgttgccatgcccacattggaagctgctgtgcaaggtgtatcactttgcaaggggtgtgaatttcaaacattacctttctttcctggtcttgagtcggtagtagagccaaacgcagaacgcaaagaacaacgtcaagatgacgagcgtcaaagtgttggcgacgatgacgacaacagttctgcgttttggagggctggggtcagcctctgcagaacccttgggggagagtactgcaaaacagtggccagagatcagcgtttaatataaacgtgcatgctgtggtaggtgaaaggtaggaaggggagggctgaagcgtgaagagcccaagcgcagcggcacacgcatcacagccgtggggacgtggcatcccagcacgtgcgggatgccatgtggtatcctagtttggtgccgtgcattgagaaaacgccccattcttctcttctcccccctgctccttttggtgcgttttgctcctcctctctccctccttcctgcgctgggagaaagggaagcaggagcctgctgtcacgagcgagacccactcttgtgctgggccgaggctcggcagatgcttgtgtgtgcccagggcgggcagcgcaggagggcggcgcagaaggctgtggaaagccgcgtctctgcagaagagctcct
This is a stretch of genomic DNA from Dromaius novaehollandiae isolate bDroNov1 unplaced genomic scaffold, bDroNov1.hap1 HAP1_SCAFFOLD_136, whole genome shotgun sequence. It encodes these proteins:
- the LOC135325967 gene encoding nuclear pore glycoprotein p62-like, whose protein sequence is MNQFSFGSGAAGGGFTFGVPKTAAATTAATGFSFSTSAASGGFSFGTAAQTPASSQPAGLFSLSTPASTAQPAGFSFGTQPAATAAPAGAVFSLGGKAPKLHLGGSSTTQAAGITGGFGFGGSVPASAPSRQAAAPSGFVFGSAGTTATTTESGTTGGFTFSSGSATQAATPSFSISTVSSAAPQAAPAGLTFGAAPAAAATAAATLGATNNTASNCLQPWGTVLRSTALAG